DNA from Pseudomonadota bacterium:
ATCATGGACCAGTTGACGTCCATTGTCGGCGTTGAGCAGCACGCGATGTTGATCGACTGCCGCACGCTTGCGCTGCGGGCGATCCCGATTCCGTCGGACGTCGCCTTCATGGTCCTCGGTTCGGGGGTGGCTCGCGAGCTCAGCGACAGCAAGTACAACCTGCGCCGTCAAGAATGCGAGCAGGCGGCACGCGCGCTCGATGCGGCCGCCCTGAGGGATGTGAGCGCCGAGCGGTTGGCGCAGGCCGGCGGCGAGCTGGACCCCGTCCTCATGAAGCGGGCGAGGCACGTCGTCAGCGAAAACGATCGCACCTTGGCGGCTGCAGCGGCGCTCAGCGAGCGGGATCTCGTCGGGCTCGCGCGCTTGATGCGAGCGGCGCACGCGTCGTTTCGGGACGACTTCGAGGCCTCGATCCCACAGGTGGACAGGCTCGTCGACATCTACAACGAGCGGGCGGGAGAGCAGGGTGCCGCGCGTCTGACCGGGGGCGGTTTTGGAGGTTGCGTGATCGGCGTGGCCGAGCGAAGTCGGGCCAGGGCGATCTACAACGACGTAAGCGAGCGTTACTCGCGCGAGAACGCGCTCGAGTCCCCCCTGGTCCAGCTCATCGTCGGCCCCGACGCTCCCGGCGACCCGGCACGAGCGCACGGGCGCGACGCCTGAGTTGCATCAGCCCGACGAGGCAACCGATGGCGGATCAGCGGCCGAGCTTCCACACGGATACGAGCTTCCTGGCAAAGCACACCGAAGTGCTGGTCATCGGCGATTCGGGCAGCGAGGCGCGAGCAGCCGTGTGTCCGAAGCTGCAGGGCCGGGTGATGACCAGCGCTACGGGGGATGAACAGCACAGCTTCGGCTGGATCAACAGGTCGCTCATAGCGTCCGGGCAAACCCAGCAGCACATCAATCCCTACGGCGGCGAGGATCGCTTCTGGATGGGGCCCGAGGGCGGCCAGTTTTCGCTGTTTTTCGCGCCCGGGACGGAGTTCGTTCTCGAGCACTGGTATACGCCCGCACCCTTCGACACGGAGTCGTTCGACGTCGTGCGGGCCGAGGGGGATCGGGTCGCGATGCGCAAGCGCATGCAGCTTGTGAATTGGTCGCAAGCTCGCTTCGAGGTGATGGTGGACCGGGAGATCCGTCTCGTTGGCGCTTCAGAGGCCTGGCGCGATCTCGAGCTGACGCCTCCCGACGGTGTGCGCTGCGTGGCGTTCGAGTCGATCAACCGCATTACCAACGCCGGCGAGCGTCCCTGGAGCAGGGACACGGGCCTGCTCTCGGTCTGGATCCTCGGGATGTTCCAGGCCTCGCCTCGAACTACCGTCGCTTTGCCTTTCCGGGCTGGGCATGCGTCCGAGCTGGGTCCGATTGTCAACGATGCCTACTTCGGCAAGGTGCCGCCCGAGCGGCTGCAAGTGCACCCCGGCGTCGTGTTATTCCGCGGGGATGGCCGGCATCGCAGCAAGATCGGTATTTCGGCAAGGCGCGCCTGCTCCCTTATGGGAAGCTACGATGCAAGCGTTGGGAGCCTGACCCTCGTGCAGTTCTCGTTTCCGAGGGGCCATCACGACTATGTCAATTCGATGTGGGAGCATCAGAGTCGTCCTTACGCGGGTGACGTGGTCAACAGCTACAACGATGGACCGCCGGCCCCCGGAGTCCGCCCTCTTGGGTCCTTCTACGAGCTCGAGTCATCGTCGCCGGCCGCGGCACTCGCTCCCGGGCAGTCGCTGACACACGTGCACCGGACCCTTCATGCGCTGGGCGGCGAGCAGGCGCTCAGCCCGATCGCGAAACACGCGCTCGGCGTCGACCTCGCTCACATAAGGGCAGCGTTTGGTGCCAATGTCCTGGGACAGTGATTGCTCGCATGACCCGGCAGTGCGCGAGCGAAACCGTCGCAGCCGGCCACGTGGGCTCGGGATCCGCCTTGACCGGATGAAAGCAGGCCGCGTTCAAAAGCCCGCCGCGAGCCCGTCCTTGCGGGACCCCCCCGATGCCTGGGCGCAAGACGCGCTCGGTCCGATGGTCGGCGCGCAGCGTGCGTGACCTGACTGAGATTGCCGAGTTTGTCGCGCGCGATATAGCTAATACCGTTCGAGGAAGCGTGCCACGCTCGGAGCTTGGGCTGCGCGTCGCTTGATGCACAGGTCCAGCTGTTCCATGGCCTTGGCGTAGGTACGCGGCCCACCGGGGAGTTGTTGCATCTTGGGTTTGAAGAGGGCTTCTATCTCGGCCCGCAGGTCTTGCTTACACTGAGCGGAGGCGGTGCGGATAAGGGAGGACGCGTGTCTCTTCGGCAGTTTCTCGAGGAGATGATCGTAGTTTTCCTTGACGAACCGGTAGGCCATGTGGCGCGTCTTCTCATCGCGCAGGGCACCGAATAGCAGGCCCATGGATTCACGCGGATCGAACTCGTCCGCCAGCAGCAGCTGCAAGGATTTCGACACCAGCTCGGGCTCGCGGAAGCTCGACAGTGCGCCGAGCAGCTGGCGTCGATGACGTCGGTCCTTCTCGGCTTTGGCCGCTTCGTACAGGCGGGTCCAAAGCGCTTCGTCGCCGAAACGGGCTGCCGCCCCCAAGGCGGTGCCCACCAGGTTGGGGTCGAGCGCGCGGCGATCCTTGAGCCAGGCACCGGCCAGCGCCGTGGCGCCGCGCGCGAGCTTGCGGTCCCGGCCCTGGTCCGTGACCAGCGAAAGTACCGTGCCTCGCAACAGGCGCATGTCCTCGTCGTCGTCGCGCCCGGGCGTCCACCCGAGCGAGCGGGCGCGCCTCCCGAACATCCGCCTGACGAAGCGCGCGTAGTGGGGGCGCAGGCGCTTGGCAACGAGGTCGTCGATGCCGGAGGCGATGGCCGCTGACTGGCTCACCACATGCCGGTCCTCGTGCTTGGCCAGGCGTGTCACGAGCCGCAGCGCCACGGAAGCGTCGGCCTTGCCAGCCGCCACCAGCGCGTTGACGTCGCTCAGCAACCCAACGAGCTCGGGTACGGTGAGCCAGTTGAGCCCGTAACGCAGCAGTTGGGCTAGCAGCGGTTGCTCGAAAGCGCTGTGATAGTAGCCACGCATGCCACGGTTGGGCAGTAACCACGCGGGGCAGTCCTTCGCCTGTTCGAGGTCGAAGGTGGCGCTCGGCTGGTCCACCAGCGTGCACTGATGCGCCATCTTGC
Protein-coding regions in this window:
- a CDS encoding galactokinase (catalyzes the formation of alpha-D-galactose 1-phosphate from D-galactose in galactose metabolism), which produces VAKALRALFSLAVSDTELAKHGQRAEQTFAGCSCGIMDQLTSIVGVEQHAMLIDCRTLALRAIPIPSDVAFMVLGSGVARELSDSKYNLRRQECEQAARALDAAALRDVSAERLAQAGGELDPVLMKRARHVVSENDRTLAAAAALSERDLVGLARLMRAAHASFRDDFEASIPQVDRLVDIYNERAGEQGAARLTGGGFGGCVIGVAERSRARAIYNDVSERYSRENALESPLVQLIVGPDAPGDPARAHGRDA